The following coding sequences lie in one Scatophagus argus isolate fScaArg1 chromosome 9, fScaArg1.pri, whole genome shotgun sequence genomic window:
- the depdc1b gene encoding DEP domain-containing protein 1B, whose protein sequence is MEGEVIGPGPYRATKLWNETIKLFRGGMPLRRHWAHFRYYDWSFTGSEAVDYLHELLRRNHNFGPEVTRYQTLQLLRKFLKAHVIEDIKGRHGTEDFEDNGHLYRFPTLSPLKSFPARPLLRDSSDLPRLIRWDDYEELPQQENMAPMKPAVMTSDLWNKRHSVAIGDVHECKLIRRKEITAKQVDHTWKSMTVAHLQRVLGLISLDGVLNPNHVNGKHIVHNVFNVNKTGIVVLENKAEDMPYWVVSAMKCLANWPNGNESKQPVYPGFERDVLRTVGDYFQRLKEPLLTFHLYEVFVNILGLLQEQEVAAEALQVSCLLLPPPNRRRLQLLLRLMARVCQNPYLPPLNDSITTRTLMVQMFSHCVLGSVDEMDLDELLATKLVTFMMEHHNTIFQVPSKLRRQVEEHLSHFKRVQIKYAGSDTDFSTSPAFCKQIHRVESEGQKVIGTQTPLHELLEGLIADKELPAKDKRKRLKQFQRSYPEVYHKRFPTDESKATVISDKAPRFKPPLMFLNLKKPFQPFQRSWSFRA, encoded by the exons ATGGAAGGTGAAGTCATTGGACCGGGCCCATACAGGGCGACCAAACTG TGGAATGAAACCATTAAACTCTTCCGTGGAGGCATGCCGCTGAGAAGGCACTGGGCACACTTCCGCTACTATGACTGGAGTTTCACGGGTTCCGAGGCTGTGGATTACTTGCATGAGCTACTGAGGCGCAACCACAACTTTGGACCTGAGGTGACTCGCTACCagactctgcagctgctcaggaAGTTCCTCAAGGCCCATGTCATTGAAGACATCAAAGGACGTCATGGGACAGAGGACTTTGAAGACAATGGCCATTTGTATAG GTTCCCTACACTGTCTCCCCTGAAGTCTTTTCCAGCAAGGCCTCTGTTGAGAGACAGCAGTGACCTGCCCAGACTCATTCGCTGGGATGACTATGAAGAATTGCCTCAGCAGGAAAACATGGCACCCATGAAGCCTGCTGTCATG ACCTCAGATCTGTGGAACAAAAGGCATAGTGTTGCTATTGGGGATGTGCATGAATGCAAGCTCATACGGAGGAAGGAGATAACCGCGAAACAAGTCGATCACACCTGGAAATCAATGACAGTTGCACA TTTGCAGAGAGTACTGGGCCTAATTTCATTGGATGGTGTTTTAAACCCAAACCATGTGAACGGCAAACACATCGTTCACAACGTGTTCAACGTTAACAAGACGGGCATAGTGGTATTGGAGAATAAAGCAG AGGACATGCCATATTGGGTGGTCTCAGCAATGAAATGCCTTGCCAATT GGCCTAACGGCAATGAAAGCAAGCAGCCAGTCTACCCAGGTTTCGAGAGGGATGTTCTAAGAACAGTAGGAGATTACTTTCAGAGGCTGAAAGAACCCCTGCTGACTTTCCATCTATATGAAGTCTTTGTCAACATTCTCG GCCTGCTGCAGGAGCAGGAGGTAGCCGCTGAGGCTCTTCAAGTCAGCTGTCTATTACTGCCGCCACCCAACCGAAGACGCCTCCAGCTTTTATTGCGCCTCATGGCCCGGGTGTGCCAGAATCCCTACCTGCCTCCCCTCAATGACTCCATAACGACGCGCACACTG ATGGTGCAGATGTTTTCACACTGCGTCCTGGGTTCAGTCGATGAGATGGACTTGGATGAGCTGCTAGCCACCAAACTGGTGACCTTCATGATGGAGCACCACAACACCATCTTCCAAGTCCCTTCCAAGCTGCGCCGGCAGGTTGAGGAGCACCTGTCCCACTTCAAAAGAGTTCAG ATCAAATATGCAGGATCAGATACAGACTTCAGCACATCTCCAGCTTTTTGTAAACAGATCCACAGGGTGGAATCTGAGGGGCAGAAAGTGATAGGAACCCAGACCCCCCTGCATGAGCTGCTGGAAGGCCTGATTGCAGACAAAGAACTTCCTGCcaaagacaagaggaaaagaCTTAAACAG TTCCAGAGGTCGTACCCAGAAGTCTACCACAAACGATTTCCCACAGATGAAAGCAAAGCTACTGTCATATCAGATAAAGCCCCACGATTTAAACCTCCTCTCATGTTCCTAAACCTGAAGAAACCCTTTCAGCCCTTTCAGAGGAGCTGGAGTTTTCGGGCATGA